One Triplophysa dalaica isolate WHDGS20190420 chromosome 11, ASM1584641v1, whole genome shotgun sequence genomic window carries:
- the bsdc1 gene encoding BSD domain-containing protein 1, which translates to MADGEGGWWGGWLTQSFQTVKDKSAEALEFIKRDLTEFSSVVQHDATCSIVATANVVKNKLAVEGSSETAEKVKKSISNVLGVITDTLSPPADMTIDCDVITLVATPTGTTEVYDSGKARLYSLQADPATYCNEPDGPQQQFDAWLSSFSLEERKVEISELLVNSPAIRALYTKMVPVAVAHSEFWQRYFYKVFQLKQEEARRVALKQRAEQTAHSESLGWEEEDEEGEFLGATSTSRLDFTPPCEETQETTPESTSPPQGVVSPGNVTSDVTPSASSDSVSFPTQIEYQSDPVTIRVTQMPPAEEQLSIKLSEVSVLDMVPEERPSQREETTKEEVPQDLRVFELNSDSGKSTPSNNGKKGSSTDVSEDWEKEFDLDMTEEEVQMALSKIDATEELEDEDWENWE; encoded by the exons ATGGCGGACGG AGAAGGAGGATGGTGGGGGGGCTGGCTAACACAAAGCTTCCAGACCGTCAAAGATAAG TCAGCTGAGGCATTAGAATTTATCAAACGGGACCTGACAGAATTCTCCAGCGTGGTCCAACATGACGCGACGTGCTCTATTGTTGCCACAGCGAACGTTGTTAAGAACAAACTGGCA GTGGAAGGTTCATCAGAAACCGCAGAAAAAGTGAAGAAAAGCATTTCCAATGTTTTGGGCGTGATCACAGACACTTTGTCCCCTCCCGCAGACATGACTATTGACTGTGATGTCATAACGTTGGTAGCCACGCCCACAGGCACAACAGAGGTGTACGACAGCGGCAAG GCTCGACTCTACAGTCTCCAGGCAGATCCTGCGACATACTGCAATGAACCTGACG GCCCTCAACAACAGTTTGATGCCTGGCTGTCCAGTTTCAGTCTGGAAGAGAGAAAAGTAGAAATCTCTGAATTGCTGGTCAATAGTCCAGCCATCAGAGCGCTCTACACTAAAATG GTGCCTGTAGCAGTAGCACACTCCGAGTTCTGGCAGCGGTATTTCTACAAAGTTTTCCAGTTGAAGCAG gaaGAGGCCAGGAGGGTGGCATTAAAGCAGAGAGCAGAACAGACGGCTCACTCCGAGAGTCTCGGTTgggaggaggaggatgaagaaG gtgagTTTCTCGGGGCTACATCTACATCTCGATTAGATTTCACTCCCCCTTGTGAGGAGACACAAGAGACCACTCCAGAAAGCACCTCACCGCCTCAGGGGGTGGTTTCCCCCGGCAACGTAACGTCTGACGTCACCCCCTCTGCGAGCAGTGACAGCGTCAGTTTCCCCACCCAGATCGAATACCAGTCGGACCCTGTCACCATCAGAGTGACCCAGATGCCGCCTGCTGAGGAACAGCTCTCAATCAAACTCTCAGAGGTCAGCGTGCTGGACATGGTCCCAGAGGAGAGACCATCACAGCGTGAAGAGACCACCAAAGAGGAGGTACCTCAAGACCTCAGAGTGTTTGAGCTTAACTCGGATAGCGGAAAATCTACACCTTCCAATAACGGCAAGAAAG GTTCAAGTACAGATGTGAGTGAAGACTGGGAGAAAGAATTTGATCTGGATATGACAGAAGAGGAAGTCCAGATGGCTTTGTCTAAAATTGATGCAACAGAAGAG TTGGAGGATGAGGACTGGGAAAACTGGGAATGA